From Domibacillus sp. DTU_2020_1001157_1_SI_ALB_TIR_016, a single genomic window includes:
- a CDS encoding efflux RND transporter permease subunit: protein MKISKFSIERPVFTMVIMFLVIILGIVSLLRIPLKLIPDLNPPIAVVVTTYEGAGPTEVSEKVTRPLERSLSTLPGIENISSTSREGSNFILLEFSWSTNIDDVQNDVLQRIGQTPMPEGAGEPQFLKFDPSQFPIIQLSLQSDGKADLKGLTETLQTDLSAVEGVANVSVTGLTADEVIVGLDEEKMKQYGIDQSTVVQLIGANNVSLPGSTVEADNKTLTTRVISQITSLDDIKNLTVSVNPLTGEKVTIADVASVEKKPLNENTITRANEKPAVLLNVLQESNANTAEVSEGFQEKLDELLARDEYKGIKADILSDQGDYIRLAIGNIANSLFVGGALAMAALFFFLRNVRSPLIIGVAIPYSVIVTFVLMFLAGFDLNIMTLGALALGIGMLVDNAIVVIENIYRHLSMGKDPKTAAYDGTNEVGVAITASTLTTVAVFLPIIFISGILGQILKEFAWTISFSLFASLVVAVTVIPMMASRFLTALPPGVEEKRQQSRPLLLLERGVRWSLAHRATVLTIAFILFAAGVFGLTKAGTQFLPPTDEGFVTVEVETENGTSFKETEKVVQAVEDVMAEKEDIQVYVSLIGSTQESSFGGTNSSNEAEMYVKMKEDRGRSIFDFVDEIKPEAEQAAKRINKTAEVTFNLQSASGTAPQTLTFNVRDIHPDRLNKAIEPIQSEIERIDGVTDVRTDRDETIQEVQMTVKREQALQAGLAPAQVAQVVNSATRGVFATQLIEEGSSEVKTVYVRYDENVTKNINALRDMQVKTPSGNFVSLETIADIQLENGPVSIRRIKSQDAVQFTVTYSASQNLGDISSAADEKIAGLNLADSTIVSYSGDQELLDNSKGDIVTAMVLAIILVYIVMAAQYESFKYPFVIMFTVPLAVIGVALSLLLTNLPISVPAIIGILILVGIVVTNAILMVDYILQQKKDGLSGHEAVVQSVKDRVRPILMTALTAILGLIPLASGIGSGTEINQPMSVVVIGGLVSSTFLTLFVIPVVFSFFDRGTKKEKSLQTKKN from the coding sequence TTGAAGATAAGCAAGTTTTCGATTGAACGGCCGGTATTCACGATGGTTATTATGTTTTTAGTCATTATTCTTGGGATCGTTTCACTTTTGCGCATTCCGCTTAAGCTGATTCCGGATTTAAATCCGCCCATCGCGGTTGTTGTGACAACCTATGAAGGAGCGGGTCCGACGGAAGTCTCCGAAAAAGTGACAAGGCCGCTTGAACGAAGCCTGTCAACGCTTCCGGGAATTGAAAATATCTCTTCCACTTCTCGGGAAGGTTCCAATTTTATTTTACTTGAATTTTCCTGGAGTACGAATATTGACGATGTCCAAAACGATGTACTACAGCGGATCGGTCAAACGCCGATGCCGGAAGGAGCGGGGGAACCTCAGTTTCTAAAGTTTGATCCATCGCAGTTTCCAATTATTCAGCTATCTCTTCAGTCAGACGGAAAAGCGGATTTGAAGGGATTGACGGAAACACTGCAGACGGATTTGTCTGCTGTAGAAGGGGTCGCGAATGTGTCTGTAACAGGGCTTACAGCAGATGAGGTAATAGTCGGTTTAGACGAGGAAAAAATGAAACAATATGGCATTGATCAGTCAACAGTCGTTCAGCTGATTGGAGCAAATAACGTCTCACTGCCCGGAAGTACTGTGGAGGCGGATAATAAAACATTGACGACACGTGTTATCAGCCAGATTACCTCTTTAGACGATATCAAAAACTTGACTGTATCAGTCAATCCGCTCACTGGAGAAAAAGTAACCATTGCCGACGTAGCCTCCGTTGAAAAAAAACCGCTTAATGAGAATACAATCACACGGGCTAATGAAAAACCGGCTGTGCTGCTAAATGTTTTGCAGGAGTCAAACGCAAATACCGCTGAGGTGTCTGAAGGGTTCCAGGAAAAACTGGATGAGCTGCTGGCAAGGGATGAGTACAAAGGAATTAAAGCAGACATTTTATCAGATCAAGGAGATTATATTCGCCTGGCCATCGGTAATATCGCAAATTCTCTCTTTGTAGGCGGCGCTCTTGCGATGGCGGCATTATTCTTTTTCTTGAGGAATGTAAGAAGCCCGTTGATTATTGGCGTGGCCATTCCTTATTCCGTGATCGTGACGTTTGTTCTTATGTTTCTGGCAGGGTTTGATTTAAACATTATGACGCTCGGCGCACTCGCTCTTGGGATTGGGATGCTTGTCGATAATGCGATTGTCGTCATTGAAAATATCTATCGTCACCTCTCAATGGGAAAGGATCCGAAAACGGCTGCTTATGATGGCACAAACGAAGTAGGCGTAGCGATCACTGCTTCTACGCTGACAACGGTCGCGGTGTTTTTGCCCATTATTTTTATCTCAGGTATTTTAGGACAAATTTTAAAAGAGTTTGCTTGGACCATTTCATTCAGCTTGTTTGCTTCGCTTGTTGTAGCGGTTACCGTCATTCCTATGATGGCCAGCCGATTTTTGACCGCACTTCCGCCGGGTGTAGAAGAAAAGCGCCAGCAGTCCCGCCCGCTTTTATTGCTTGAAAGGGGGGTCAGGTGGTCACTTGCACACCGCGCAACTGTTTTAACGATTGCATTTATTCTTTTTGCAGCCGGAGTATTCGGTTTAACAAAAGCTGGTACACAGTTTTTGCCTCCGACAGACGAAGGGTTTGTCACGGTTGAAGTAGAAACAGAAAATGGCACCTCATTCAAAGAAACAGAAAAAGTGGTACAGGCCGTTGAAGATGTTATGGCAGAAAAAGAAGATATTCAAGTTTATGTCAGCTTGATTGGCTCTACGCAGGAAAGCTCATTTGGTGGAACCAATTCGTCAAACGAAGCAGAAATGTATGTGAAAATGAAAGAAGACCGCGGCCGCTCTATTTTTGATTTTGTAGATGAAATAAAGCCCGAGGCAGAACAAGCTGCCAAGCGTATCAACAAAACGGCAGAGGTCACTTTCAACCTCCAGTCAGCGTCTGGAACCGCACCACAGACATTAACCTTTAACGTGCGGGACATTCATCCCGACCGGCTGAACAAAGCGATTGAACCTATTCAATCCGAAATTGAACGTATTGATGGTGTAACTGATGTACGGACGGACCGTGACGAAACCATTCAAGAGGTGCAGATGACGGTAAAACGGGAACAAGCACTTCAAGCGGGGCTCGCACCGGCGCAAGTAGCCCAGGTTGTGAACAGCGCAACCCGTGGTGTGTTTGCAACTCAATTGATTGAAGAAGGCTCATCAGAAGTAAAAACGGTTTACGTGCGCTATGACGAGAATGTAACGAAAAATATAAACGCTTTAAGAGATATGCAGGTGAAGACACCATCAGGAAACTTTGTTTCACTGGAAACCATTGCTGATATTCAGTTGGAAAACGGGCCTGTGTCCATTCGACGCATTAAAAGTCAGGATGCGGTGCAGTTTACAGTCACTTATTCGGCTTCACAAAATTTAGGTGATATTTCTTCAGCAGCAGATGAAAAAATCGCCGGCTTAAACCTGGCGGACAGCACGATCGTATCCTACAGCGGTGATCAGGAACTGCTGGATAATTCAAAAGGTGATATTGTGACGGCAATGGTGCTGGCCATTATCCTTGTTTATATCGTGATGGCTGCCCAGTATGAATCCTTCAAGTATCCATTTGTGATTATGTTTACCGTTCCGCTTGCGGTGATTGGTGTGGCTTTGTCTCTTCTTTTAACAAACCTTCCAATCAGTGTGCCGGCTATTATCGGTATTTTGATCCTTGTCGGTATTGTGGTAACCAATGCGATTTTGATGGTGGATTACATTTTGCAGCAGAAAAAAGATGGATTGTCCGGTCATGAAGCCGTTGTTCAATCTGTTAAAGACAGAGTGCGACCGATCTTAATGACTGCTTTAACCGCCATTCTCGGGTTAATTCCCCTCGCATCTGGAATCGGAAGCGGGACGGAGATCAACCAGCCTATGAGTGTTGTTGTAATCGGCGGTTTGGTTTCTAGTACGTTTTTAACGCTTTTTGTTATTCCGGTTGTGTTTAGTTTTTTTGATCGGGGGACAAAAAAAGAAAAAAGTTTACAAACTAAAAAGAATTGA
- a CDS encoding peptide chain release factor 3, whose protein sequence is MASFKEDVLSRRTFAIISHPDAGKTTMTEKLLLFGGAIRDAGTVKGKKTGKFATSDWMEIEKQRGISVTSSVMQFAYEGYNVNILDTPGHQDFSEDTYRTLMAVDSAVMIVDAAKGIEAQTLKLFKVCRMRGIPIFTFINKLDRQGKMPLELLEELEEVLGIQSYPMNWPIGMGKEFFGIYDRYNKRVEQFRTEEADRFLPLDEEGHIAVDHPIKESSLYTEAMDDILLLEEAGNEFSREKINSGELSPVFFGSALTNFGVQTFLETYLQFAPPPQPRNADAGEIDPLNEQFSGFIFKIQANMNPAHRDRIAFLRICSGKFERGMAVTLARTGKTTKVSQSTQFLADDRSTVNEAVSGDIIGLYDTGTYQIGDTLTGGKPIFQFEKLPQFTPELFVKVAAKNVMKQKSFHKGIEQLVQEGAIQMYKTVRTEEYILGAVGQLQFEVFEHRMIGEYNSEVRMEPIGQKIARWIENEEDITDAMSSSRSTLVRDRHGKLVFLFENDFALRWFQDKHPNIRLYNLIG, encoded by the coding sequence ATGGCATCATTTAAAGAAGATGTATTATCAAGACGAACGTTTGCAATTATCTCTCACCCGGATGCCGGGAAAACGACAATGACAGAGAAGTTGCTCCTATTCGGCGGTGCAATCCGTGACGCCGGAACGGTAAAAGGAAAGAAAACAGGCAAATTTGCTACATCTGACTGGATGGAAATCGAAAAGCAGCGGGGAATTTCCGTAACCTCTTCTGTTATGCAGTTTGCTTACGAAGGGTACAATGTAAACATTTTGGATACACCGGGTCACCAGGATTTCTCGGAAGACACGTACCGGACGCTGATGGCGGTTGACAGTGCCGTAATGATTGTCGATGCGGCAAAGGGGATTGAAGCCCAGACACTCAAATTATTTAAAGTATGCCGCATGCGCGGTATTCCGATTTTTACGTTCATTAATAAATTGGACCGCCAGGGGAAAATGCCGCTTGAACTGCTGGAGGAGCTTGAAGAGGTGCTCGGCATTCAGTCTTATCCTATGAACTGGCCGATTGGCATGGGGAAAGAGTTTTTTGGCATTTATGACCGTTATAACAAGCGGGTTGAGCAATTCCGTACAGAAGAAGCGGATCGTTTTTTGCCGCTTGATGAAGAGGGGCATATTGCGGTCGACCATCCTATTAAAGAATCTTCTCTTTACACAGAAGCGATGGATGATATTTTACTGCTTGAAGAAGCAGGCAATGAGTTTTCGCGGGAAAAAATTAATTCAGGTGAATTATCACCCGTCTTTTTCGGCAGCGCACTCACAAACTTTGGCGTACAGACCTTTTTAGAAACGTATCTCCAGTTTGCGCCGCCGCCACAGCCGCGCAACGCTGATGCAGGTGAAATTGACCCGCTGAACGAACAATTTTCCGGCTTTATTTTTAAAATCCAGGCGAATATGAACCCGGCTCACCGTGACCGGATTGCTTTTCTGCGTATTTGCTCCGGCAAGTTTGAGCGCGGCATGGCGGTTACACTTGCCCGGACAGGAAAAACAACAAAGGTGTCCCAATCCACACAATTTTTAGCGGACGACCGCAGTACGGTCAATGAAGCGGTTAGTGGGGACATCATCGGACTATACGATACAGGAACGTACCAAATTGGCGATACCCTTACAGGCGGCAAGCCTATTTTCCAATTTGAAAAGCTGCCTCAGTTTACTCCGGAGCTGTTTGTAAAAGTAGCAGCGAAAAATGTGATGAAGCAAAAAAGCTTCCATAAAGGAATCGAGCAGCTTGTACAGGAAGGCGCCATTCAAATGTATAAAACGGTCCGTACAGAAGAGTATATTCTCGGGGCTGTCGGGCAGCTCCAGTTTGAAGTATTTGAGCACCGGATGATCGGCGAATACAATTCAGAAGTGCGCATGGAGCCAATCGGCCAAAAAATTGCCCGCTGGATTGAAAACGAAGAGGATATTACCGATGCCATGTCGTCTTCGCGCAGCACGCTTGTGCGCGACCGTCACGGCAAGCTTGTTTTCTTGTTTGAAAATGACTTTGCGCTCCGCTGGTTCCAGGATAAGCATCCAAATATCCGTTTGTATAACTTAATTGGGTAA
- a CDS encoding NupC/NupG family nucleoside CNT transporter: protein MSFLWGLFGIFTVLGIGFLFSTDRKRINWRTVLGGLAFQLAFAFIVLKWSFGQRMMLKLTEIVNAITGYANDGINFLFGGLYTEQSGITSVFALNVLPMVIFFSALISVLYYLNIMQFFIKIIGGFLSSLLGTRKAESMSAAANIFVGQTEAPLVVRPYIQKMTESELFAVMTGGLASVSGSVLIGYSLLGVPLEYLLAASFMAAPAGLVMAKLFVPETSDVPEPKEFKMESDEDAVNVIDAAAKGASVGLQLALNIGAMLLAFIAIIALLNGLLGWVGSWFGLNGLSLEMILGYFFAPIAFAIGVPWHEAVTAGSFIGQKLVLNEFVAYSSFGPQIDSLTPKTVAIISFALCGFANISSMAILIGGLGNLAPSRRADIARLGLKAVIAGALASLLSAAIAGMLL from the coding sequence ATGTCGTTCCTCTGGGGACTATTTGGAATTTTTACCGTATTAGGGATCGGGTTTCTTTTCTCAACCGATCGAAAGCGTATCAACTGGCGAACTGTGCTGGGCGGGCTTGCTTTCCAGCTTGCTTTTGCATTTATTGTATTAAAATGGAGTTTTGGGCAAAGAATGATGCTCAAGCTGACTGAAATCGTCAATGCCATTACCGGCTATGCAAATGATGGAATTAACTTTTTATTTGGCGGATTGTATACAGAACAGTCTGGCATCACGTCTGTATTTGCCTTAAATGTTCTTCCAATGGTCATCTTTTTCTCAGCGTTGATTTCTGTTTTGTACTATTTAAACATTATGCAGTTTTTCATTAAAATCATTGGCGGGTTTCTTTCGTCTCTTCTTGGCACCCGAAAAGCAGAATCCATGTCGGCTGCCGCTAATATTTTTGTTGGTCAGACAGAAGCGCCGCTTGTGGTAAGACCTTATATTCAGAAAATGACGGAATCAGAATTGTTTGCGGTTATGACAGGCGGGCTTGCATCGGTTTCAGGCTCTGTTTTGATTGGTTATTCCCTTCTTGGCGTGCCTCTTGAATACCTGCTTGCCGCAAGCTTTATGGCTGCCCCAGCAGGACTTGTCATGGCAAAACTGTTCGTTCCGGAAACGTCTGATGTGCCTGAACCAAAAGAATTTAAAATGGAATCAGATGAAGATGCGGTAAATGTGATTGATGCAGCTGCTAAAGGAGCCAGCGTCGGTCTTCAGCTGGCTTTGAATATTGGCGCTATGCTGCTGGCGTTTATTGCCATTATTGCCTTGCTTAACGGCCTGCTCGGATGGGTTGGCAGCTGGTTCGGCTTGAACGGCCTTTCACTTGAAATGATTCTCGGTTACTTTTTCGCGCCTATTGCATTTGCGATCGGTGTTCCGTGGCATGAAGCTGTCACAGCTGGCAGCTTTATTGGACAAAAGCTGGTTTTAAATGAGTTTGTTGCTTATTCCAGCTTTGGGCCGCAAATTGACAGCTTGACTCCAAAAACAGTCGCGATTATCAGCTTCGCTCTTTGCGGGTTTGCCAATATATCTTCAATGGCTATTTTAATTGGCGGCCTCGGCAATTTAGCGCCGTCCCGCCGTGCTGATATTGCCCGCCTCGGCTTGAAAGCAGTTATAGCAGGCGCTCTTGCTTCCCTGCTTAGTGCTGCAATTGCCGGTATGCTTTTGTAA
- a CDS encoding Ohr subfamily peroxiredoxin, with translation MEPVYSVTVNAKGGREGSVWTEDGPLNLELTTPSILGGQGQLRTNYLELFGASIAACYQNAVQQAAGIDDHADETFADVAAQVDVLKDPERGGHRLSIMLHVKFYGGRFNELLDQRVIDEASGFCPLIKALEGECDFAIRKY, from the coding sequence ATGGAGCCGGTCTACAGTGTGACCGTCAATGCAAAAGGCGGACGGGAAGGAAGTGTCTGGACTGAGGATGGCCCGCTGAATCTTGAGCTGACCACGCCATCCATATTAGGCGGCCAAGGACAGCTGCGGACAAACTACCTTGAGTTATTTGGTGCTTCTATTGCCGCCTGCTATCAAAACGCTGTGCAGCAGGCTGCGGGCATTGATGATCATGCAGATGAAACGTTTGCTGATGTTGCTGCACAGGTTGATGTGTTGAAAGACCCTGAGAGGGGCGGCCACCGTCTCAGCATTATGCTTCATGTGAAATTTTACGGAGGCCGGTTTAATGAACTGCTTGATCAGCGTGTAATTGATGAAGCGAGCGGGTTCTGCCCGCTGATTAAAGCACTCGAAGGTGAATGTGATTTTGCCATTCGGAAATACTAA
- a CDS encoding GlsB/YeaQ/YmgE family stress response membrane protein, with translation MGFIIFLIVGGIIGWLAGLILGKDIPGGIIGNIIAGIIGAWIGGAIFGDWGPTIGGMAIIPALIGAVILVAIVSFILKKMRHA, from the coding sequence ATGGGCTTTATTATCTTCTTAATTGTCGGTGGAATCATCGGCTGGTTAGCAGGACTTATTCTAGGTAAGGATATTCCAGGCGGAATCATCGGCAACATTATTGCAGGTATTATTGGCGCATGGATTGGCGGCGCAATCTTCGGTGATTGGGGACCAACCATCGGTGGAATGGCCATTATTCCAGCTTTAATCGGCGCTGTCATCCTTGTTGCCATTGTAAGCTTTATCCTTAAAAAAATGCGTCATGCTTAA
- the metC gene encoding cystathionine beta-lyase gives MSDYTFQTKLLHNNHKFDPNTGAVSVPIQHASTFHQSDFDSFGQYDYSRSGNPTRETLEAAIAELEGGVRGFAFASGMAAISTAFMLLSKGDHVVVTDDVYGGTFRMVTSVLTRFGIEHTFVDMTDLDAVAKAIQPNTKVLYMETPSNPLLKVTDIEGVVKLAKANGCLTFLDNTFLTPYLQRPIELGVDLVLHSATKFLSGHSDVLAGLAVAKDEELAAQFYALQNSFGAVLGVQDCWLVLRGLKTLSVRMEQSQKGAAEIAHYLASHQKVKHVYYPGLAEHPGHSVHFRQAAGGGAVLSFELEDADAVRRFTARAKIPVFAVSLGAVESILSYPPKMSHAAMPDAERDKRGIRDGLLRLSVGLESPDDLIRDFEQAFQD, from the coding sequence TTGAGCGATTATACATTTCAAACCAAATTACTTCATAACAATCATAAATTCGATCCGAATACCGGCGCAGTCAGTGTGCCGATTCAGCATGCATCTACGTTTCATCAGTCTGACTTTGATTCATTCGGCCAGTATGATTACAGTCGGTCCGGCAATCCGACTCGTGAAACACTCGAAGCAGCAATTGCTGAATTGGAAGGCGGCGTGCGTGGTTTTGCTTTCGCTTCCGGGATGGCGGCTATCTCTACAGCGTTTATGCTTTTATCAAAAGGCGACCATGTAGTGGTGACAGATGACGTATACGGCGGCACGTTCCGAATGGTTACATCCGTGCTCACACGCTTTGGCATTGAACATACATTTGTCGATATGACAGATCTGGATGCTGTCGCTAAAGCTATTCAGCCGAATACAAAAGTGCTTTACATGGAAACGCCATCTAATCCGCTGCTCAAAGTAACCGATATTGAGGGCGTTGTGAAACTCGCTAAAGCGAATGGATGCCTGACATTCTTAGATAACACTTTTTTAACTCCTTATTTGCAGCGGCCCATTGAGCTTGGTGTAGATCTTGTTCTTCATAGTGCAACAAAATTTTTATCCGGGCACAGCGATGTGCTGGCCGGTCTCGCTGTAGCAAAAGATGAAGAATTAGCTGCTCAATTTTATGCTCTCCAAAACTCATTTGGAGCGGTGCTTGGCGTTCAGGACTGCTGGCTTGTGCTGAGAGGATTAAAAACATTATCAGTCCGGATGGAGCAGTCACAAAAAGGGGCAGCTGAAATTGCTCATTACCTCGCTTCTCATCAAAAAGTAAAGCATGTGTATTATCCAGGTCTTGCTGAGCACCCAGGCCATTCCGTTCACTTCCGCCAGGCAGCAGGCGGCGGCGCTGTGCTGTCATTTGAATTAGAAGATGCAGATGCGGTACGCCGTTTTACTGCCCGCGCAAAAATTCCAGTTTTTGCGGTTAGTCTTGGTGCGGTTGAATCCATTTTGTCATACCCGCCAAAAATGTCCCACGCTGCTATGCCGGATGCAGAACGGGACAAGCGTGGCATTCGAGACGGGTTGCTGCGGCTGTCGGTTGGACTGGAATCTCCAGATGATTTAATCCGAGATTTCGAACAGGCTTTTCAAGATTAA
- a CDS encoding methionine biosynthesis PLP-dependent protein, translating into MTNIETKLAQIGNRTNNPTGTVNPPVYFSTAYRHEGIGMSTGYDYVRTGNPTREVVEKAIADLEGADAGFAFSSGMAAIHTLMSLFEPGDHFLVSADLYGGTYRLFEKAWKKFGLDFTYDSFESLSETKKLVTEKTKAIFLETPTNPLMNEISIKDVSDFAKEHGLLLIVDNTFYTPVLQRPIEQGADIVLHSATKYLGGHNDLLAGLIAVKGEELAARVFDFQNAIGAVLAPFDSWLLVRGMKTLSLRMKQHTENGRKIASFLEEHDDITDVLYPGQGGMLSFRLQSEEWVNAFLQNLQIISFAESLGGVESLMTYPATQTHMDIPEEIRVANGVCNRLLRFSIGIEHAEDLIADLKQAFQKMKG; encoded by the coding sequence ATGACAAATATTGAAACAAAGCTTGCCCAAATCGGCAACCGTACAAACAATCCAACTGGAACAGTGAATCCGCCTGTTTATTTTTCAACAGCTTATCGCCACGAGGGAATTGGCATGTCAACAGGCTATGACTACGTGCGGACAGGAAACCCAACGCGCGAGGTTGTCGAAAAAGCGATCGCTGATCTTGAAGGAGCAGATGCAGGATTTGCTTTTTCATCCGGCATGGCCGCTATCCATACTTTAATGTCTTTGTTTGAGCCGGGTGATCATTTCTTAGTATCAGCTGACTTGTACGGCGGTACGTACCGCTTATTTGAAAAAGCCTGGAAAAAGTTTGGCCTCGACTTTACATATGATAGCTTTGAATCACTGAGTGAAACAAAAAAATTGGTAACCGAGAAAACAAAAGCGATCTTTTTGGAAACACCAACCAACCCGCTTATGAACGAAATCAGCATCAAAGACGTTTCTGATTTTGCAAAAGAACACGGCCTGCTGCTGATTGTGGACAATACATTTTATACTCCAGTGCTGCAGCGCCCTATTGAGCAGGGGGCCGATATTGTTCTTCACAGCGCCACAAAATATCTTGGCGGGCACAATGACCTGCTGGCCGGCTTAATTGCTGTAAAAGGTGAAGAACTGGCGGCTCGTGTTTTTGATTTTCAAAATGCAATCGGCGCCGTGCTCGCGCCATTTGATTCCTGGCTGCTTGTCCGCGGCATGAAAACGCTCAGCCTGCGTATGAAGCAGCATACAGAAAACGGTCGAAAAATTGCGTCATTTTTGGAAGAGCATGATGATATTACAGACGTTTTATATCCGGGACAGGGCGGTATGCTGTCATTCCGCTTACAGTCAGAAGAGTGGGTAAATGCATTCCTGCAAAACTTGCAAATTATTTCCTTTGCGGAAAGCCTGGGCGGCGTAGAGAGCCTTATGACGTATCCAGCCACACAAACCCACATGGATATACCGGAAGAAATCCGTGTCGCAAACGGCGTCTGCAACCGGCTTTTACGTTTTTCAATCGGGATCGAGCATGCGGAGGATTTAATTGCAGATCTCAAGCAGGCATTTCAAAAAATGAAAGGATGA
- a CDS encoding NADP-dependent malic enzyme has product MKDLRQDALDLHRHYQGKLETAAKMGVTDLNDLSLVYSPGVAEPCLEIHENPENLYEYTMKANTVAVVSDGSAVLGLGDIGAHASLPVMEGKAILFKNFGGVDAFPICINSSDPEDIIRTVKLTASSFGGINLEDIKAPNCFLIEERLRKEMDIPVFHDDQHGTAIVTAAGLINALKIVDKSFSDIKIVINGAGSAGIAIAKLLQAFNIKNMIMCDTKGAIYEGRTAGMNPIKEEIASFTNPDKVSGPLEEAVKNSDVFIGVSAAGALTPAMIQTMKQDAIVFAMANPTPEILPADAKAAGVRVIGTGRSDFPNQVNNVLAFPGIFRGALDTRASDINEEMKMAAAFAIASLVGDQERSEEYIIPSAFDPRVAPEVAAAVAQAAMDTGVARKHVSVEAIRHKTYQLSSLQVKPAAISLS; this is encoded by the coding sequence TTGAAAGATTTACGTCAGGATGCACTTGACCTTCACCGTCACTATCAAGGAAAACTGGAAACAGCAGCGAAAATGGGCGTTACAGACTTAAACGATTTAAGCCTTGTTTATTCGCCGGGCGTGGCTGAACCCTGCCTTGAGATTCACGAAAACCCAGAAAATCTGTATGAGTATACGATGAAAGCTAACACAGTGGCAGTGGTATCAGACGGTTCAGCTGTTCTCGGATTGGGAGATATCGGCGCCCATGCTTCCCTTCCCGTAATGGAGGGGAAAGCTATTTTATTTAAAAATTTTGGCGGTGTGGATGCTTTTCCGATTTGCATTAATAGCAGCGATCCAGAAGACATTATCCGAACTGTAAAACTTACTGCTTCATCCTTTGGAGGCATTAATTTAGAAGATATCAAAGCGCCCAACTGTTTTTTGATTGAGGAGCGTCTCAGAAAAGAAATGGATATTCCTGTTTTTCATGACGACCAGCACGGTACAGCGATCGTTACAGCCGCCGGTTTAATTAATGCGTTGAAAATTGTGGACAAGTCCTTTTCTGATATCAAAATTGTCATTAATGGCGCTGGTTCGGCTGGTATAGCCATCGCTAAACTGCTTCAGGCATTTAACATAAAAAATATGATTATGTGTGATACGAAAGGAGCGATTTACGAGGGACGGACCGCTGGGATGAATCCGATTAAAGAAGAAATTGCTTCGTTTACCAACCCGGATAAAGTAAGCGGACCGCTTGAGGAAGCGGTAAAGAACAGCGATGTGTTTATCGGTGTCTCTGCTGCCGGAGCACTGACACCGGCTATGATTCAGACGATGAAGCAGGATGCGATTGTTTTTGCAATGGCCAACCCAACGCCGGAAATTCTGCCGGCAGATGCCAAAGCAGCCGGTGTACGCGTGATCGGCACAGGCCGCTCTGACTTTCCAAATCAAGTCAACAATGTTTTAGCTTTTCCGGGCATTTTCCGAGGGGCGCTTGATACACGGGCTTCAGATATCAATGAGGAAATGAAAATGGCTGCTGCTTTTGCCATTGCCTCTCTTGTAGGTGATCAAGAACGCTCTGAGGAATATATTATTCCATCTGCATTTGATCCGCGTGTAGCACCGGAAGTAGCTGCTGCTGTCGCGCAGGCAGCGATGGATACCGGCGTTGCGCGAAAACATGTTTCCGTTGAAGCAATCCGCCATAAAACGTACCAGCTTTCTTCCCTTCAAGTAAAGCCGGCAGCGATCTCACTTTCTTAA
- a CDS encoding divergent PAP2 family protein produces the protein MEKMNRGILTALSAIGIAQGLKIFTHKKVSGNWDVKQAFTTGGMPSSHSAGVSALASYVAANKGWRHTETALATVFGVIVMYDAQGIRRHTGEIAQLVNDLEDNLAKFSGEFPSFQYVQREKELKELLGHQPVEVGAGALLGILLGIVSAKIEDGLRKSEQKKQIYNRREINRRKHQW, from the coding sequence ATGGAAAAAATGAACCGTGGTATTTTAACAGCGCTGTCAGCGATCGGCATTGCGCAAGGGCTGAAAATCTTTACTCATAAAAAAGTAAGTGGCAATTGGGATGTAAAACAAGCCTTTACAACAGGCGGTATGCCAAGCTCTCACTCGGCCGGCGTGTCGGCACTGGCTTCTTATGTGGCTGCAAATAAAGGATGGCGCCACACGGAAACAGCATTAGCAACTGTTTTTGGTGTCATTGTAATGTATGATGCTCAAGGCATCCGCCGTCATACGGGAGAAATTGCCCAGCTGGTCAATGATCTTGAAGACAATCTTGCTAAATTTTCCGGTGAATTTCCGAGTTTTCAATACGTGCAGCGCGAAAAAGAATTAAAGGAATTGCTCGGCCACCAGCCGGTCGAAGTAGGGGCAGGCGCCCTGCTAGGCATTCTCCTGGGCATTGTCTCTGCAAAAATTGAAGACGGACTGCGAAAATCAGAACAAAAAAAACAAATTTACAATCGGCGTGAAATCAATCGGCGTAAACATCAATGGTAA